The DNA window AAGACTCATGGAAGGCGACAATTCTCCAGAACTGACATACATTGATTCATCTGGACCGAAGAATTATGGTTTTCTCAGCAATGCTTACACCTGCTCATCCCGTGACATCGTATAGTACACACATCATATATGTAAATGGATATACAAACTTAACAACCCCTCAGCCTTCATTTCGCGGCAACTTGGATCTTCCACCAAAATATAGTCCAGTTGCCATGACCACAGCTGGTACCTTACCGGTGAACACAACTGTCTCTACCACACAAGCAACAAAAGATCTTTCCGAGACCTTGAATTTACCCCTTCAAATAATACTTTCTGCCATAATGATTATTATTCTTTTGCTATCATTCCTTGGAAATTTTGTGGTTTGTCTCATGGTCTACCAAAAAGCTGCCATGCGATCTGCGATTAACATTCTTTTAGCAAGCCTGGCATTTGCTGACCTACTGCTTTCCATGCTCAACATGCCCTTTGCTTTGATAACTATCATTATAACGGAGTGGATTTTTGGAGAAGTGTTCTGTAGAGTATCTGCCATGTTTTTTTGGCTGTTTGTAATAGAAGGTGTTGCTATCCTGCTTATAATAAGCATAGACAGATTTCTCATTATTGTACAGAAGCAAGACAAACTAAATCCCTACCGGGCAAAGATTCTTATTGTGATTTCATGGGCAACTTCTTTTTGCATAGCTTTTCCTCTGGCTGTTGGAAACCCACACTTACAAGTACCATCTAGAGCTCCTCAGTGTGTGTTTGGCTACACTACAAATGCTGGTTATAAAGCATATGTGATTCTTGTGGTactgattttcttttttattcctttTCTGGTGATGCTTTATGCGTTTATGGGCATATTGAACACTGTGCGGCACAATGCGGTCCGTATACACAGCCACCCGGACAGCATATGCCTTAGCCAGGCAAGCAAACTAGGCCTCATGAGCCTTCAAAGGCCTTTCCAAATGAATATAGACATCAGCTTTAAAACTCGTGCCTTCACTACCATATTGATTTTATTCATTGTCTTTGTAGTTTGCTGGTCACCATTCGCTACTTATAGCCTTGTTGCCACATTTAACAGTGACTTTTACAACAAAAGCAACTTTTTTGAGATAAGCACGTGGCTTCTTTGGCTATGCTACCTCAAATCTGCACTAAACCCCATAATCTACTACTGGAGGATTAAAAAATTCCGTGATGCTTGTTTAGATCTAATGCCCAAGTACTTCAAATTTTTACCCCAGTTACCTGGACACACAAGAAGAAGAATTCGGCCTAGCGCCATATATGTGTGCGGGGAACACAGATCTGTAGTGTGACTTTTTCTTAGAGTGACTGCCATAAaatattttgttattttgttttccCTCGTGCAAAAAGTGATGCATTTTGTTCTCTGCCAGGAAGCAATGTACATGAAAAAACATGTTACCTCTAAGATTTATGGTAAATCCATATGTGAGAAGTACTCTGTCAGGTTAATGCTTACCAGGCCTGCAGTCGGTGTTATTGCGGGCACCTTGTATGCTGCTACAATCAGTGGATGTGTCATTTTCCTGAAACAATTGTTGCTGCTTTTGCTATTAGATTTGAGCCAAAAATGTTCTGTAGCTGAACTTTGCAGGATCTCTTTAGTTCTTGGAAAATCAGTTTTTCCAATATCAGTTGTGTATATGAATATCTTCACCCATTTCCTTTAAAGATATTGCTGTATGAGGGGCAGACTGAGTCGTACCCTTACAGAGTGATGAAAACGTTTGTGCACTTTATCAGACTTTCTCTCACCCCTCTGTCCTTTTGGTGTTTAGCAGTGGAAATATTCAGACagtaaatatttttttgtaaCAGAATATACGAACTTTTAATGTACAGTGCCTGAACAACTAGGTAGGTCTTCAGTCATAATGGTAAACTTAATATTATAATCAGGGCTGAAATATTGTAATGTGGAATAACATATGGACAGCTACGTGTAGAAATGATGACTTGAACAGAATATGTTTTTTCCCATATATAATGAATGTTATGATAACAGAGACCCAATTCCACATAAGTAGAGCTCTTACCCtggacatactgtacatgtacatGCTAAGTACATTTAGCCAATCCCATAGACTATGAATGGTGGAAGTGACAGTACACATTGTCAATCACTACTCCATTCAAACGGGGAAGCCTGTGACTCTCGTTGTGGGAAttagtgggggtcccagcagtcaagcCTTTACCATTCTTGCATTTGTCTGTGATCTAGTGGAGAAGAGATTACTTGTTATTGcctgaatactcctttaattttGATCTATGAAAATATATACATAGATAAAATGAGAACTCATCAAAATAACTTTATACTGGACTTTCATATGTAAACATACACATTCCTCCACCCCTACAGCCACAGCACCAAGATCAGCACTTGGGCACTACATTTTAAGGGGCCGTTCAAACTTGTGCCCCTGTGCACTTTTGtcagtccaccaggtttctgtcctaaatcccggacatgtaggactttgtgcctGGCCCCAAAAAAATAATGGTTTCCCTGCAAAGAGGCTGAAtatggacaccggcagtttgcttttaagacctattcaaatgaatgggttttaaaactgaccgccagttagccgtcccctatgcagtttgtCCGGGGCTTAGGACGGAAATCTGGCGCACTCACACAGGGCGCACAGGGACataagtgtgaactcacccttaggcagcctgtatatatatttctgcaggcattttttttttattgctgtaacgcatcaaaaaaaaccaaaccccgAAACAAGACTGTGCAAATAGtctttgttaataaaaaaaaatgcaaacctcTTACCTCCATGCTTACAAACTACCAACAAACCCCAGTAATCTGAGCCCTTTCTGTCTGCATCTTATTGCAAATTTACAGACAGTATAAGAGCAAGCAAACAAATGACTGCttaataaggcccggttcacatcagagTTGGGGTTTCTACTCGggaagtcctcttggggaccctctgaacagaaatctatatgcattaaaaagcagttacctaaggaaacccgtggaccttgtggtttctgcacaaaacatgcggagagaaaagtgctgcttgcaggacttctctgtcagtatgtttcgtgcggaaaccacatggaactcattatagtctatggagtccgcaggtttccttaggtaaccgctttttaataagTGTAGGTTCCCATTAGGAGGCAATGGAAATCCAAACGTAGATGCAGACCAGGCCTACGACTGTACACATGGGTTGTTTATGCTGTGGTCTCTAACCATGGAGACTCATAAGTCTGCATAGATGCTGATGCaaaaagaggcttattactatttCTAATATTGCATTATTTATGTTAATGTAGATGCATTAGAGCAATAAAAATGTGGGTGCAAAGTGTACATACCCTTATAGACTCACCTGTACTGCATAATATTTAAGACAAGGTAAAAGTGATCAGGTATCTCTTCTAAATACCACTCAAAAAATACATATATCAAAGAGATACAGACAGAATGATCAGTATAAAACTACAAAGGAGTGATTATGCAACTCATTGGAATAGAACGAAAACCATAACAAATGttctaaaataacaaaaaaaaaaaaaaaccagttgctACTTCATTCCCATACCAGTTCTGTACAGACCCTCTCATGGTCCCTGACGGTCTATGTTTACAAGCTGCCATCATTTTTTCTGATGGGTGGCTTGCCATATTACtggcattagggtccattcacatggatgaaactggtgaggattttggtgtggaattttccacgctgaaaataaagcctcccattgacttcaatgggttctgcttgctttttttttccgctagtgggaaaaaaagcttgcagcacccattgaagtcaatgagaggctttattttcagcgtggaaatttccacaccaaattcctcaccagtttcctccgtgtgaatggacccttacagttcGGTGATGCCACTGAGTGACTGCAGGGTCACATAGCACAATCACTGGCAGCTCCTAAACAAAGActggagattaaaaaaaaagcgGTGTCTGCACTGGATCGACAGGGGATTGaaaggtaagggctagttcacacagggattccgcgtgtgcacattccATTGCGGCTGTCGCAACAGGATGcgggtgcagtgcacggcatcccgtcacggctttacattctggattaggctcaaatgaatgggcctagtccggagggtactGTCGCGACACAGacaccacagctgaatcagccgtggaatccgcctgaagaaagggcagctcactttctTTTTTCGGCtggcgggaacaaaccgctagcggaaaaaagaacgctagcggtctacatagacctctattctgagggggcagatttttaggaggattccacgccaaaatcctccccctcttgccccgtgtgaattagcGCTAAGTGTAGGTTTTTTAGTTATGaagcatttttaaagcaaacagTCTAGAAAATGGGAGAAATATATGAGCTATTTTATTGGCGTTCTCAGGAACAAGATAGGTTGGATTATGGGATTTTGTGCCCTGATTATAATCTTATCTTTTAACAAATACATAGTATGTTGGACAAAGTATATCTGGTGGTTTTCATACCATATATGATACAAACCACAAGTGTGATGTATTAGTATTTGCCGTTTGATTTCTAGTGAAGTAATGCCACTTTTACTTCTGGATTATGACTAACCGCTTGTATTGGCCAAGCATGAGGCTCTTCTAGCGCCATGGACATTGCGACAATAGATTTATAGATCTTGGTTGGTGCTGAGCTTTGGATTTGTAAGCAGAACCACTGTTATTACAAATCTGTTATTTCTTGTTAAAGCACAACTCTTTCCTGACATATGTTGGCTTGTACTTTGAAGCCAGTACTGGCCACATCTGTATATTCTGCATATTTTCTGTATGACGTGTGGATGATTGTCTTCGCACATACACTATAGATTACTTGATTGCACTGTTCACTTTGTCAGACCAGTGTGCATTGGAATTGACTTGCAAAAACTCAAGCCAGTTATCTCAGGATATCTCATTTTCCATTAGGGGACATTTTACAATTGAAAATGAAGTCATTAAATCTGTGTACGGCTTTAAGTGCAGTAGCTTCAGTATAAATTCAGGAAGACCTAATATGTTCTTTTACAATCTAAAGTGGGTGATAAGCCATTGATGACTGAAGTACAATGCATATTGTATGTCAAAAGCCTTATGCATTAAGAACTAATATGGTGGGTTCTCTATTATGGAATAATTTTAGAACTTTGCGGTCCCCTATAGATGTTAGCTTTTAAAACAGAATGTTTCTCTTGTTGGATATGAAAACTGGTAATACATGAGGTTGACTGTATTTAATACTTTGTCCCAAGCCTGTCAATCACTCACAGAAGACAAGGAACCCATACCTGCAGCAAGTCCAATGCAATTTGACATTAGTATTGTTTTTCCTGGAGGATAAAGTGTATGCTCACCTTTCAGATGCAATTTTAAATGATATAAAGCATTACTACATACATGTAAGGAGGAGCTTCCATCAACTCCAGTTCTTGCCATTTGTTAATAGGCTCTTTTCCACTGATTCTAGGACTGTTGGACTTttgttcctgagcagtcagtgcagttggttttggtgcctggAACAGAGGCAGGCGTTGCCAGAGGTCAAAATCACACTCCttgttggggcaacatggtggctcagtggttagcactgtagccttgcagcgctggagtcctgggttccaattccgccaggaacaacatctgcaaggggtttgtatgttctacctgtgtttgtgtgcatttcctctcattctataaagacatactgataggaaaaattgtacattgtgatccctatatggggctcacaatctacattaaaaaaaaatcacactcctTAACACTGCCACTTTACAGGACAGAGACTAAATAACATATTGGGCACCAAACCTAATGGAACTTATGGCTTGAGAACAGTAGGGTCTAacgaaaaaattccagctgtgccagaatcagtggagcagtgcctattaagtGCTGTGAAAACTGGACttggcggaggtggtgaaaggtcctctttaagtaaacttAGCAAATGCATTACCTATCTTTTATGCATCCTAAGCTATAGAGTGCCAGAGTCCAGAGCTGTGTTTATAGTTCTAGttctcagagctgaaatctcccagcaatTCTTGCAAGTTCTGATGCTTCACCTTTCATGCCCTTATcaatgtgcagttttatatactgctagaaagctgactgtgcactgaattcaactggctttcccagtatgtgccccgtTGTTAGAGATATCAGTGAACCAGCACACATATATCGAGCAGCGGTGTGATTCTTAGAATGCCAGGATACACTGATATGCAGCAGATAATACAAAATCTTACTAAAGGAACTGTTGCAAcatataaaacttaacatttaataaatattttttttaaaaagcagatCCCTACAGAGATACCTTCAATAATAATTGTCACCACAGCCGGTATAGAAATAGGTAGTATAGTAAGTAGAAAATGGAACGATCTCACCAATATCTGTAGGCGGGAttcccacagtgagtgtgcatcATAAAGGAGAACAGAGGTCCCTATATTCACCCTCCAATGCTCACCCTCAAACCCCAAAAGTGCTCCCGCCCTTACGAGGGCAGTACCAAATTGACCCTCCAAAGTgaccctaaggctgctttcacatggagtaaacactccgctcattctgacacgtaaacacgtgtcagagtgcgcgatgtaaaacagaatcccattgagttcaatgggttcggtcttacgcgtgctaccctttgaactcaatgggaggcttttttaactattgctttcaatgtgatacatgctTCACGTCACTTTGGAGGGTCAGTTTGGTACTTCCCTTGTAACGTTGCAACAGTGCCTTTAGTTGGAGATATCAGTGACATTATTGTACTGTCAGCGGGGGAGGAACGCACCACCGCTgatagtacaaggctatgttagaatACAGTTGGAGGTGGACGGCTGCATACCTCATAGCCTAGCAATGATGCtagccgcccttctgacagtagagatATCGAGGCTGAAATGAACAGTACCGATATCGCGAGCAGCGGCGCACATGCCATGATTTCAGCACACTAtctgctttctagaggtatataaaaccacatattgaTGAGGATATGAACAGTCCTGTTTAAACCAGACCCTATACAGAAGTGTGAAGGACTAGAAGCTAACCATCTCACTAAATATTAGTGTTGTGTCTGGAAGGAGATTGATGAACGCTTCCAGTGAATTGTACAAGACATGTACTGCATTGTGTTTACAAATTTACTGTATCTGTAGGTGACTTCTATGTATAAACTATAAAATAGTGTTTAAAAGTCCATATAGCGTTTAACCAAGGTAGACGTTACTTCTTATAGATCCCACATAACTGTTCATAGCACTATTGAACTTTTATCATTAAGAAAAATTCAGGCTATCTTGTAATTTTATTAAATGCATAACCTGAGAAAGACCCTACAAAATGCTCCTTCCTATGGTAGAGGTTTTGTCAGAGTGGGCATCATTTTTGATGCTTGATATGCAGTCATCAACCATACCTTTTAAAACCACCTACTTGATCTATTGTAAGTCCCTCTTGTAAGTCCCTCATGCTATGAACTCAAGAAAACCTCTGAACTTATTTTATGGTGCCTGGCATCAATACATTAGCAGCAGATGATGCCTCTAAGGGTCTGACTAGTTCTCAAAAACACTTAAAAGATATACAAAAAGAAAGCAAGCACCGAACAGTGCAGAGTATATTACTGTTGATATAGTaaagatatatagtatataggtagtGTCTCACCTTGGCAGGTTGTGTTATGGAACAAGATCAATCCACATCATTGGGTATGTAACAGCAGCAGGATCCTCATCACCTCGTGAGGGACGTCAGAAGAATTGCCATAAGTGGACCAAAGTTTTCAAGTAGCTCCAATAGATGATCTATCAAATTGAGATCTTGGGTATTTTAATACATTGAACATCTTGTCATGCTCCTTGAACTATTATAGAATATGTTTTTTTCCTGTCACAGGGTGTTTTTTCTGCCTCCACTGACTTTCCTTCTTTACATACAGTAATGATATTGGGTGAAATATTTCCTCTGGTAAGTGATTCACATGCAGCCAGCCATCGACATATAAAAGAGaatgtgattcatcagaccaggccACGGTCCTCAATTTCTCCTCcacttctaagggtccattcacacagagtttttgggcgctgattttgacacctccccatagagttctttgGGTTCCgtttgctttatttttccactcgcgGAATTttttcgctagcggaaaaaaagcttccttcaggcagattctgcctgaaaaaaccaacgcagtcaatgggaggcagaaaatccacatcGTGGATTTGGGtgcggaattggcaaaaactgctagcggttttttcaaggtccatgcactgtgctggagtaaaaaaactaaaaaagcctaaaaaaaaattctccaaaaaccacttcagaaaaccatttcctaattcctgaagctggTTTTTtgttcaccaaaaaactctgtgaatggaccctaatgctcACATGCCAATTTTGGACATGGGCAACATGAGAGATGTTCTGGCATAATTTTTATTGTGGTTAACAGTAACTTTTTCAGCTATATGCCAGTTGACTAAACGTTCTTCACTGGAACATTTGATAGGTACTAAACACTGCATAGAAATAGACTTGGAATTTTAAGGATGCTCTGacgtaagctggccatacacattagattttagattgCTTAAATGGCaggttaagggctagttcacacgtgaactgcccacgcgggttttgacacagagagagacgcggcgagccgcttctctctcttgtcaaaacgcggtcgcggctttcacctccgctgtcggctcaaatgaatgagccaacatggagggtgcagcagccgggcggaagccgtgcggcgcagcccgcgcggcttccgcctgaagaaagagcatgtcgcttcttttctccgctagcagcagcccgccgctatagaccaccattataaggggaggttttggacgcgaaatccgctgtcaaaaaccttccCTTATactcatgtgtgaactagcccttagactgtTTGCTGGTGGTTGGTTGTACATAAACCTATGACAGTCTGTCCCATACAGtcaaccatcaactaaagttggtcagaaccaaaatctgttTTCAGCACTTCATTAATATTGAATGACTTCCATCCTTTAATGGGATAGTCATGCGCTCTTTGAAAGGTTGCTGTTTGTTATGGGGAGGTTGGACGCATGACCAAACTAACCACAGTTCATCCAGCGCACAAATTTTAGAAACTGACTGTTCTTTTGCTGCCTAATAAATGGTGTCATTGTCACATGAGAATCAACGTCATGGTAGCACATCGTATACCTACCCATACATTTAGTGCTACTGAGTGTAAATTATGCAGTAGCCACAACTAACAAGGAGAATAGCAACTTTACAGGCCTATAGCCACTTTATGTCCCCAGCCTTATCTGCACAGTTAAGCCAATGCAgaggtttttatttttagatgaTATCAGTGTTCTTAGAAAAGCAATGGCTTTTATGCTAAACATGCAAACTTGAATAACTGcttaaggccggagccccatgtCTAGTCCCTGCGAaccccatccacaaattgcagaaaaatacgcacagcagaaatgctgcgattccaAAACTTGCATTTTacgaaatcgcagcatatcaattatacctatgaaaacaccaacGGTTTtcttatagatataatagaagcagaacatACGCAGAGGaaacacagtttttcccacagcactttttcgaAGCGGCCCGCTACatgtggctttagcctaaagaaCTAAATGAGTTAAACTGTTGTATGGCCACATAAATCTAAGATTCCTTTCATATCTCATATAGTAGATCTATAAACCTGTTTGTGTTTTCACAATGGAAACTGGCACAGGGGAGAAGAGCAATGCTCCCTCATGTTTCTTTAGGGACTATTGCCACTATACCTTGTGCCATACTACTTTTTGTTGTTTTATAGTTGTTGTTTTCAATCTAAACAGACTTAGTAGGAAAACAAACAGTCTCCTTAATGTGGTGGACAAGGATTCTAACCTCTAATCTGATCCACTGaaataaaacaggctgtaaaacaTAAAGATCCTTGCTGTCTGCAACAAACTTTCATTACTGTCCAACCATGTTAAAATTCATTATCCTATAACCAGCGTTGATACTGCCATACATACCCAAAAACCTACTGCCCATTGTAATCTATCCTGGCCACCAGTGTGTGTAAGAGTTACTGTAGGCTTCGTTCACAACTGTCTCACAGGCTCTGTTGCATACAATAAaagtttgttctttttttttaggtagattgtgagccataaggatcacaatgtacattttttccctatcagtatgtctttgtagaatgggaggaaattcacgcaaacacggggagtacatacaaactccttacagatgttgttcctggcaggattcaaacccaggactccagtgctgcaaggtttcagtgctaaccactgagccaccgcgttgcccctaCAGTAAAAGTTCTTTAGTCAAAACAACTAAATCTTCATCAAATCCTTGCCAGTGATCAGTGGTGTTTGCATGCATTTGGCTGAGTACaaatgtgaacttggcctaaacAATGACATACTCATTAAACTTTCACCTGGCCGAAAATAAGTGTTTGACATGATCGGCCATTTATGACTGACTATCGACCAATTTGCACAGGCTCACTGCATTTtattaacaataaaaataaataaactactCTCTCAATTGGGCAGTTGTATCACTACGTGTTGGTGGTGGGATCATTCACACAAACAATCCCACCATCAATTAAAAAGCCACTTCATGACAATCGAAATTATGTACATGGATGTACAGTTTTACATTGTGTCCTATTATTTTGTGGAGCCACTATATAAAAACTATCATTCCTGGGGTCATCAGTTTCATGTCTATTAAGACTCTGAAGTCCCACTTGGTACCTTCTTTtctttagagaggacctttctatatactgctggaaagccgacagtgcactgaattcacactCTAATGAGAGagcggggagggggcattcctccccgctcacacagcacagtgctataggcgctgctgtggagaaggacgttcctgacagacttaggaacgcccttctgactgtaaagagctacagtactggcaccgatagctctttacccgggcacaaatcgggaaagccgacagtgcgctgaattcagcgcactgtcggctttccagcagtatatagaactgcctgtgcccaaacccatgaaaggtcctgtttaaacttgttgaCACCCCTTCCACCATTTTGTTAATGTTTGGGCAACCTTAAAGTTTTAGTGCTGAGAGTGTGTCTAATATTTTCCTTGCCAGAACAGTTGTTTATTTCAGCCTGCAATGTAATATGTACCCATTTAAAATATGATACAATGGCAAACGTCACTTTATGTTGGTTATGGTTGTGTTTTCTTTGAATTATATAATGTAGGAATGATACTTTTCTTATAACAATGTTGTTTACAGCCTATATTTTATTGTACAGAGTAAAAATGATTCACCATGTTaccttattttattaattttcattTTGAGTGTATGGAATGAATGTGTTATTTCTATTTGTTATACTTTAAATGCTCATATGTAAGATGAGCAAAAATTGCGCTGCTGTCATGAATTCAGTTTCTGTTGATTTTCATGTGAATATTGCATGTATAGGTCTTTTCTGACACTCCTGTAAAATATTAATTCCTGAACCAGTCTTGTATTGATTCTTTTTTTGTGCTGCTATACAAATTTAAGCAAGGTTTTCTAGATTACAAaacccagtgtgtgtgtgtgtgtgtgtgtgtgtgtgtgtgtgtgtgtgtgtgtgtgtaccactcTCCTCAGTCTGTGCAACGTTGAAATATATTCCACCAATACTATCACATGTATCCACAAGAGCAAGGTTCTAAGGTACCACAAGTCTTCTTTAGAAGATAGCTTTTATTATTTTCCCCAACACTAAAGCAAATAAACAGAATTTCACCCTCCAAAGGTCTATTTGAAGTCAATATGCAGTGGAATTGAACATTTTCTGCTTTGTTCTACTGCAGATTACAGTTGACTGTAAGAGATTTAGACCCGAAGTTGTGGAAagacagcgttttttgttgcatattttgttgtggttttttgagccaaagccaagaatggcttcaaacacaatgggaaatatacaggaactATTTATATTTCAACCtctgcttaatctactcctggctttgtcttaaccccttcccgacatgcgccgtaatagtacggcgcgtgtcgggtctgcaactatggcgaccgcccgggagccgggcggccgtcatagccgccgggtgtctactgcttcaaggagtagacaaccggctctaatgcctccgatcggtccccggaccgatcggaggcattaacccctccagcgctgctgtcaaaggcgccggaggcgccatcttcccggcggcgcatgggcgccgccattttggcagggatcgccggctcctggagcatgctccagggccgacccccccgttgccatgacagccgggagccttgttaagggctcccagccagtctgcaaattctctcttttgcaggctggtgtatacagcctgcaaaagagatgatgcttttttgcaatgcattgcaatgcattagcattgtaatgcattgcattagtgatcagaccccctcgggttcaacacccctagggggtctaataaatgcaaaa is part of the Leptodactylus fuscus isolate aLepFus1 chromosome 3, aLepFus1.hap2, whole genome shotgun sequence genome and encodes:
- the GPR63 gene encoding putative G-protein coupled receptor 63 gives rise to the protein MVFSAMLTPAHPVTSYSTHIIYVNGYTNLTTPQPSFRGNLDLPPKYSPVAMTTAGTLPVNTTVSTTQATKDLSETLNLPLQIILSAIMIIILLLSFLGNFVVCLMVYQKAAMRSAINILLASLAFADLLLSMLNMPFALITIIITEWIFGEVFCRVSAMFFWLFVIEGVAILLIISIDRFLIIVQKQDKLNPYRAKILIVISWATSFCIAFPLAVGNPHLQVPSRAPQCVFGYTTNAGYKAYVILVVLIFFFIPFLVMLYAFMGILNTVRHNAVRIHSHPDSICLSQASKLGLMSLQRPFQMNIDISFKTRAFTTILILFIVFVVCWSPFATYSLVATFNSDFYNKSNFFEISTWLLWLCYLKSALNPIIYYWRIKKFRDACLDLMPKYFKFLPQLPGHTRRRIRPSAIYVCGEHRSVV